The following are from one region of the Biomphalaria glabrata chromosome 4, xgBioGlab47.1, whole genome shotgun sequence genome:
- the LOC129925921 gene encoding uncharacterized protein K02A2.6-like produces MFWPGMADEIKQMAETCTACQERKPMNQRETLIQHDEGNVLWEKVGADLMEVDGRQYLITVDYYFDYLSTTSQDVLRKLKGQFARFGVPKMLVTDGGPQFTSNEFLRFTKRWNITHIRSDPGYPRTNGKAEAAVKIMKNLILKTKRNGDDPYEALLEIRNTPRQCSGLSPAEMCLKRSPRTLIPSTSKCLSEHVVAEIKENYKQKVKTQYDTQAWDLPKLHLGQTIYYQNPGQTGWYPGVITEQLSPGCYKIKGDNGEFYIRNRFHIRPRKTILKDTDVYDGNVLDDDNERPDFSDNCSHHAAQSEVVSHVPDNNCDSNKSARTSIRETNRPVWHRDYDNY; encoded by the coding sequence ATGTTCTGGCCTGGCATGGCTGATGAAATAAAACAGATGGCAGAGACATGCACTGCTTGTCAAGAAAGGAAACCTATGAACCAGAGAGAAACGCTTATACAACATGATGAAGGAAATGTGCTATGGGAAAAAGTTGGAGCTGACCTGATGGAAGTGGATGGAAGACAGTATTTAATTACTGTTGATTATTACTTTGATTATCTGTCAACAACATCACAAGATGTGCTTAGAAAATTGAAAGGACAATTTGCTCGTTTTGGTGTTCCGAAAATGTTAGTAACAGATGGCGGTCCGCAGTTTACTTCAAATGAGTTTTTGAGATTCACAAAGCGATGGAACATCACTCACATCAGATCAGATCCTGGTTATCCAAGAACAAATGGCAAGGCGGAAGCTGCTGTAAAGATAATGAAGAACTTAATACTGAAAACTAAACGTAATGGTGATGATCCATATGAAGCTTTACTAGAAATCAGAAACACACCTCGGCAATGTTCTGGATTAAGCCCAGCTGAAATGTGCCTCAAAAGAAGTCCTCGAACATTGATTCCCAGCACTTCAAAGTGTTTAAGTGAACATGTTGTAGCTGAGATCAAagagaattacaaacaaaaagtaaaaacacaATATGATACACAAGCTTGGGATCTACCAAAACTCCATCTAGGGCAAACTATTTATTACCAAAACCCAGGTCAAACAGGATGGTATCCTGGAGTAATCACGGAACAACTATCCCCAGGATGTTATaagatcaagggagataatggaGAATTCTACATACGCAACAGATTTCATATTAGGCCAAGGAAAACTATTTTGAAAGACACTGATGTATATGATGGGAATGTCTTagatgatgataatgaaagGCCAGATTTTTCTGATAACTGTTCTCACCATGCAGCACAGTCTGAAGTAGTTTCTCATGTACCAGacaataattgtgatagtaaTAAGTCAGCAAGAACTAGCATTCGAGAAACAAATAGACCTGTGTGGCATAGGGATTATGATAATTACTAA